In Garra rufa chromosome 15, GarRuf1.0, whole genome shotgun sequence, a single genomic region encodes these proteins:
- the npy8br gene encoding neuropeptide Y receptor Y8b, whose translation MERSHLNNSSGSWLLEDPVCPTSLSSTTFLIVAYSTMLAVGLVGNTCLVLVITRQKEMRNVTNIFIVNLSCSDILVCLVCLPVTIIYTLMDRWILGEALCKVTPFVQCMSVTVSIFSMVLIALERHQLIIHPTGWKPVVRHSYLAVAVIWIIACFISLPFLSFNILTNSPFHNLSLPFNPFSDHFICIEQWPSEGNRLTYTTTLLLCQYCLPLALILVCYFRIFLRLSRRKDMVERARGGRQKKAKGSKRVNAMLAAIVAAFALCWLPLNVFNTIFDWNHEAIPVCQHDAIFSACHLTAMASTCVNPVIYGFLNNNFQKELKSLLSRCRCWGPPESYESFPLSTVSTGITKGSILSNGSTSAYQPHKKNSLEQKESI comes from the coding sequence ATGGAGCGCTCTCATCTGAACAACAGTTCCGGCTCTTGGCTATTAGAGGATCCCGTATGTCCAACCTCCCTCAGCAGCACTACTTTCCTCATTGTAGCATACAGCACCATGTTAGCCGTGGGCCTGGTAGGCAACACTTGCCTGGTTTTAGTCATCACACGACAGAAAGAGATGCGCAACGTGACCAACATCTTCATCGTCAACCTCTCGTGCTCAGATATCCTTGTTTGCTTGGTGTGCTTGCCAGTCACCATTATCTACACCCTTATGGATCGATGGATTTTGGGCGAGGCTTTGTGTAAGGTGACGCCGTTTGTCCAGTGTATGTCTGTAACGGTTTCGATTTTCTCAATGGTACTCATCGCCTTGGAAAGGCACCAGCTCATCATCCATCCCACCGGTTGGAAACCAGTCGTCAGACACTCCTACCTGGCCGTCGCGGTTATCTGGATCATAGCTTGTTTTATCTCCCTTCCGTTCCTTTCGTTCAACATCCTCACAAACTCGCCCTTCCACAATCTCAGTCTTCCCTTCAACCCATTTAGCGATCACTTCATCTGCATTGAACAATGGCCATCTGAGGGCAATCGGCTGACTTATACCACAACGCTGTTGCTATGCCAGTATTGCTTACCCTTGGCACTTATTCTCGTTTGTTATTTCCGCATATTCCTGCGTCTAAGTCGACGTAAAGACATGGTCGAAAGAGCTCGAGGTGGACGGCAGAAGAAAGCCAAAGGCTCAAAGCGAGTCAATGCCATGCTAGCCGCGATTGTAGCAGCGTTCGCACTCTGTTGGCTGCCGCTGAATGTCTTCAACACGATTTTTGACTGGAACCACGAGGCAATTCCCGTTTGCCAGCATGATGCCATTTTCTCAGCATGTCACCTCACAGCTATGGCGTCGACTTGTGTGAACCCAGTCATCTATGGATTCCTGAACAATAACTTCCAGAAAGAACTGAAATCGTTGCTTTCAAGATGCCGCTGCTGGGGGCCGCCTGAGAGTTACGAGAGTTTCCCATTGTCCACTGTCAGTACAGGCATTACTAAGGGGTCTATCCTGAGTAATGGCTCTACTAGCGCCTATCAACCTCACAAGAAAAACAGTTTGGAACAGAAAGAGAGCATTTAA